From one Bifidobacteriaceae bacterium genomic stretch:
- a CDS encoding DUF3791 domain-containing protein, whose product MARALTNARGSDDQARARYSVVAISEFARYAGLSGGQAHRYLADHGAIQFLDEHYEAEHLLSFEDVVADLVLVAAQAGGEIR is encoded by the coding sequence GTGGCCAGGGCCTTGACAAATGCGCGCGGCAGCGACGACCAGGCTCGCGCGCGCTACTCCGTGGTTGCGATCTCCGAGTTTGCCCGCTATGCGGGCTTGTCCGGCGGGCAAGCGCACCGTTATCTGGCTGATCACGGCGCCATCCAGTTCTTGGATGAGCATTACGAGGCCGAACATCTGCTGTCGTTCGAGGACGTTGTGGCGGACCTGGTCTTGGTGGCCGCCCAGGCCGGCGGAGAAATTCGTTGA
- the ndk gene encoding nucleoside-diphosphate kinase, whose protein sequence is MSQNEQTTEQVLILVKPDGVARGLVGQVIARAEARGYKITQLALRQATPELLAAHYAEHVAKPFYPSLVEYMTSGPVVALVLEGAQVITAFRTMAGATDPIKAAPGTIRGDFGRDWGTGEIQNIVHASDSPESAAREIAIWFPQA, encoded by the coding sequence ATGTCACAAAACGAACAAACGACTGAGCAGGTCCTGATTTTGGTCAAGCCGGACGGGGTGGCGCGCGGCCTGGTCGGCCAGGTCATTGCCCGCGCGGAGGCGCGCGGTTACAAGATCACGCAATTGGCGCTGCGCCAAGCAACCCCCGAACTTCTGGCCGCGCATTACGCGGAGCACGTCGCCAAGCCCTTCTATCCCTCTTTGGTTGAATACATGACGTCCGGCCCGGTGGTCGCACTGGTGCTGGAAGGGGCGCAGGTCATCACGGCCTTCAGGACAATGGCGGGCGCGACGGACCCGATCAAGGCCGCGCCGGGCACCATCCGGGGCGACTTCGGCCGCGACTGGGGCACCGGCGAAATCCAAAACATTGTGCACGCCTCGGATTCCCCGGAGTCCGCAGCCCGCGAGATCGCGATCTGGTTCCCTCAAGCCTGA
- a CDS encoding dihydrofolate synthase, with protein sequence MAAQPKGPGGPARSVQPDEALEDQLQAVYREILKRAPEHDFAPTLDRVRAAVDMLGDPQRAYRVIHVAGTNGKTSTARIAESLVRSHGLRTGLFTSPHLSSVRERIAIDGEPIGRAAFLDAWSLVSSIVDLVDQRSEAAGGPKMSFFEVLTVLALVAFADAPVDVAIVEVGMGGVWDATNVVESTVQAITPISRDHEQWLGSSLEEIASEKAGIIRTRAVIGHQPPVVARVLEEALISAGAAGYWLGRDFEVLGRDLAVGGQVVRLRGLAGEYEEAPLRLFGAHQADNAALAVAAVELLMSDAVDPLPGAAYVEGLDEAVSPGRIEVARQSPTVLVDAAHNVAGAEALAEAVEEAFPFRLVGLVGVLDDKDAEGLLGVLEPILQQVVITRSSSPRAVEPEVLGAVAREVFGEDRVEVVHRLDDALVRAIELAEIDSEGAPGPLATGVLATGSVTIAAEVRILLGRG encoded by the coding sequence ATGGCCGCCCAACCCAAGGGCCCCGGGGGGCCCGCCCGTAGCGTCCAGCCCGACGAGGCCCTGGAGGACCAACTCCAGGCCGTCTACCGCGAAATCCTGAAACGCGCGCCGGAGCACGACTTCGCGCCCACGCTTGACCGCGTGCGCGCCGCCGTGGACATGCTGGGGGATCCGCAGCGCGCCTACCGCGTGATCCATGTGGCGGGCACCAACGGGAAGACCTCGACGGCGCGGATCGCGGAGTCGCTGGTGCGTTCGCATGGGCTCCGGACCGGCTTGTTCACCTCGCCGCACCTGTCTTCGGTGCGCGAGCGCATCGCGATAGACGGCGAGCCGATCGGCCGCGCGGCCTTCCTGGACGCCTGGTCCCTGGTTTCCTCGATAGTGGACCTGGTGGACCAGCGGTCGGAGGCCGCGGGCGGCCCCAAAATGAGTTTTTTCGAAGTGCTGACCGTGCTGGCTCTTGTGGCGTTCGCGGACGCCCCGGTCGACGTGGCGATCGTGGAGGTCGGCATGGGCGGGGTGTGGGACGCCACCAACGTGGTCGAATCCACCGTGCAGGCGATCACCCCGATCAGCCGCGACCACGAACAATGGCTGGGCTCGTCGCTGGAGGAGATCGCCTCGGAGAAGGCCGGGATCATCCGGACCCGGGCGGTCATTGGCCACCAGCCCCCGGTTGTGGCGCGGGTCCTGGAGGAGGCCTTGATCTCCGCCGGCGCGGCCGGCTACTGGCTGGGCCGCGACTTCGAGGTCCTGGGCCGCGACCTGGCGGTGGGCGGCCAGGTGGTCCGCCTGCGCGGCCTGGCCGGCGAATACGAGGAGGCGCCGTTGCGTTTGTTCGGCGCCCACCAGGCGGACAACGCCGCGTTGGCCGTGGCCGCAGTCGAGTTGTTGATGTCCGATGCCGTCGACCCGCTTCCCGGAGCCGCCTACGTAGAGGGTTTGGACGAGGCCGTTTCCCCCGGCCGGATCGAGGTCGCGCGGCAGTCGCCGACTGTGCTGGTGGACGCCGCGCACAACGTGGCCGGCGCGGAGGCGCTGGCCGAGGCGGTCGAGGAGGCTTTCCCCTTCCGGTTGGTTGGCCTGGTCGGCGTGTTGGACGACAAAGACGCGGAGGGCCTGCTCGGAGTGCTGGAGCCGATCCTCCAACAGGTTGTGATCACGCGTTCGAGTTCGCCCCGCGCTGTTGAGCCGGAGGTCTTGGGCGCGGTGGCCCGCGAGGTCTTTGGCGAGGATCGCGTGGAGGTGGTGCACCGCCTTGACGACGCCCTGGTCCGCGCGATCGAGTTGGCGGAGATCGATTCGGAGGGCGCGCCGGGCCCGCTGGCGACCGGCGTCCTGGCGACCGGCAGCGTCACCATCGCGGCGGAGGTCCGCATTCTGCTTGGCCGGGGCTAG
- a CDS encoding XRE family transcriptional regulator translates to MTGASAQGDEIAAGSEERHAPEPSPEALHEELKAAIGTQVRAARHAQGLTIGAAAQRCGISKAMLSKIENAQTSCSLATLAALAEGLEVPVTSLFRGVAVESEAVFVPAGHGARIVRRGSRQGHLYELLGSLRGPHKRMEAVLVTLDDSSEVFPMFQHSGTELLYMLEGTMVYAHGDDAYTMRPGDALQFDGEGPHGPVDLVRLPARFLSVTAYPDSMVEE, encoded by the coding sequence GTGACCGGAGCGAGCGCCCAAGGCGATGAGATCGCGGCTGGCAGCGAGGAGCGGCACGCGCCCGAACCGTCGCCGGAAGCGCTGCACGAGGAGTTGAAGGCGGCGATCGGCACCCAGGTGCGGGCGGCCCGGCACGCGCAGGGGCTGACCATAGGCGCGGCCGCTCAACGGTGCGGCATCTCCAAAGCGATGCTGTCCAAGATTGAAAACGCGCAGACGTCCTGCTCGCTGGCTACCCTCGCGGCGCTGGCCGAGGGCCTGGAAGTGCCGGTGACCTCGCTGTTCAGGGGTGTGGCGGTCGAATCGGAGGCGGTGTTCGTGCCGGCGGGCCACGGGGCGAGGATTGTGCGGCGGGGATCGCGCCAGGGCCACCTCTACGAGCTTTTGGGCTCCCTGCGCGGACCGCACAAACGCATGGAGGCGGTGTTGGTGACGCTGGACGATTCCTCGGAGGTCTTCCCCATGTTTCAGCATTCCGGGACGGAGTTGCTGTACATGCTGGAGGGGACCATGGTGTACGCGCACGGCGACGACGCGTACACAATGCGCCCCGGCGACGCGCTGCAATTCGACGGCGAGGGGCCGCACGGCCCGGTCGACCTGGTGCGGCTGCCCGCCCGGTTCCTGTCGGTGACCGCGTACCCCGACTCGATGGTGGAGGAGTAG
- a CDS encoding ammonium transporter, whose protein sequence is MDAGILAGDTAWILTSTALVTLMMPGLAFYYGGMTGFKTTLNMLMMVMGGFCVVMVAWSLIGYSMAFGNSYGGGGLLGNVTEFIGMRGMLAPDPAGLPPMLMVGFMGIFCALTTGIIAGGAADRMKFGAWIVFAALWSVLVYAPVCHWVFSFDNPDTGYVGGWIANKLGAIDFAGGTAVHINSGAAALALVLVLGQRRSFKRPPRPHSLPLVLLGAGLLWVGWYGFNAGSALASGNNAGVALTNTLLATAAATLGWMAFERVRDKHSTALGAASGMVAGLVAITPACGAVNGIGAMIIGAAAGVVCAVAVTWKRKLGYDDSLDVVGIHFVGGILGTLLIGFLAVPDAPNAGTGLFFGGGLGLLGKQALAAIAVIAYSFVVTWVIAWVLKKTMGIRVAADDEERGLDITIHAERAYEIPAMAGE, encoded by the coding sequence ATGGATGCCGGAATACTCGCTGGCGACACGGCCTGGATTCTGACCAGCACTGCGCTGGTCACGCTGATGATGCCCGGTCTGGCCTTCTACTACGGAGGCATGACCGGGTTCAAGACCACCCTGAACATGCTCATGATGGTGATGGGCGGCTTTTGCGTCGTCATGGTCGCCTGGTCGCTGATCGGCTATTCGATGGCCTTCGGCAATTCGTACGGCGGGGGCGGCCTGCTGGGCAATGTCACCGAATTCATCGGCATGCGGGGAATGCTGGCGCCCGACCCGGCGGGACTGCCGCCCATGCTCATGGTCGGCTTCATGGGTATTTTCTGCGCCCTGACCACGGGAATCATTGCGGGCGGCGCGGCCGACCGGATGAAGTTCGGGGCCTGGATCGTTTTCGCGGCGTTGTGGTCGGTCTTGGTCTATGCGCCGGTCTGCCACTGGGTTTTCTCCTTCGACAACCCGGACACCGGGTACGTGGGCGGCTGGATCGCCAACAAGCTCGGGGCGATCGACTTCGCGGGCGGCACCGCCGTGCACATCAACTCCGGGGCGGCGGCCTTGGCCCTGGTGCTGGTGCTGGGCCAGCGGCGGTCTTTCAAACGGCCGCCGCGACCCCATTCGCTGCCGCTGGTGCTACTGGGCGCGGGGCTCCTGTGGGTCGGCTGGTACGGGTTCAACGCCGGGTCGGCTTTGGCCTCCGGCAACAACGCGGGCGTGGCTTTGACCAACACGCTGCTGGCCACGGCCGCCGCGACCCTTGGCTGGATGGCCTTCGAACGCGTCCGGGACAAGCATTCGACGGCGTTGGGGGCGGCATCGGGCATGGTGGCCGGCCTGGTCGCCATCACGCCGGCGTGCGGGGCCGTCAACGGGATTGGGGCCATGATCATAGGCGCGGCCGCCGGGGTGGTCTGCGCCGTCGCCGTGACCTGGAAACGGAAGCTGGGCTACGACGACTCCTTGGACGTGGTGGGAATCCACTTTGTGGGCGGGATCCTCGGCACGCTGCTGATCGGGTTCCTGGCGGTGCCGGACGCACCCAACGCGGGGACGGGCCTGTTCTTCGGCGGCGGCCTGGGCCTGCTCGGCAAGCAGGCGCTGGCCGCCATCGCGGTGATCGCCTACTCGTTCGTCGTCACTTGGGTCATCGCCTGGGTCTTGAAGAAGACCATGGGCATCCGGGTCGCCGCAGACGACGAGGAGCGCGGCCTGGACATCACCATCCACGCCGAACGCGCCTACGAAATCCCGGCGATGGCGGGCGAATGA
- the glnT gene encoding type III glutamate--ammonia ligase translates to MTSVIAPEGPVGQALAPNIGAAPDQSDRLSLTGLARRDGIEFIMATFTTMTGRPCSKLVPICAAPDLEAGKMGFAGFAAGAIGQEPGDGDLVVIPDLSSYTPLHFIKRGLAMVHCDPQLDGQPHPFAPRQILRAQMAKAAELGLELKVGAEIEYFLVEKGDGWDIRVADQTDTALQPCYDARGLIRQFDHLTDVSRAMESLGWQPYASDHEDANGQFEQNFAYDNALVTADRVITARYIIRMLAEKRGMTATFMPKPFMDRTGNGLHLHMSLWDGQGGGVFPGDFTPENPYGLSKTALGYVAGLLDHAPGLMAVLNPTVNSYKRTAALSTASGATWTPRYASYGGDDRGVMVRVPDNKRVEIRVGDGSACSYLAMAACLGAGLDGMARHLHPGPAGANHHEGRPVLARTLMDAVEAFEDDAVVRAVFDSVDPAAGVSQYYATLKRNEFYAWHDAISVWEIERYLTA, encoded by the coding sequence ATGACCTCTGTGATCGCCCCCGAAGGACCCGTGGGCCAAGCCCTCGCCCCAAACATCGGCGCGGCCCCGGACCAATCGGACCGACTCAGCCTGACCGGACTGGCCCGCCGCGACGGGATCGAGTTCATCATGGCGACTTTCACAACCATGACCGGCCGGCCGTGCTCCAAACTGGTCCCGATCTGCGCCGCGCCGGACCTGGAGGCCGGCAAGATGGGCTTCGCGGGCTTCGCCGCCGGAGCGATCGGCCAAGAGCCGGGCGACGGCGACCTGGTGGTGATACCCGACCTGTCCTCCTACACCCCGCTGCATTTCATCAAACGGGGCCTGGCCATGGTCCACTGCGACCCGCAGTTGGACGGCCAACCCCACCCCTTCGCGCCCAGGCAGATCCTCCGCGCCCAGATGGCCAAGGCGGCCGAACTGGGCCTGGAGCTCAAAGTCGGCGCGGAGATCGAATACTTCCTGGTGGAAAAGGGCGACGGCTGGGACATCAGGGTGGCGGACCAGACGGACACGGCCCTCCAGCCCTGCTACGACGCCCGCGGCCTGATCCGCCAATTCGACCACCTGACGGACGTGTCCAGGGCCATGGAGTCCCTCGGCTGGCAGCCCTACGCCTCAGACCACGAGGACGCCAACGGCCAGTTCGAGCAGAACTTCGCCTATGACAACGCCCTGGTCACGGCCGACCGCGTGATCACCGCCCGCTACATCATCCGCATGCTGGCGGAAAAGCGCGGCATGACCGCCACCTTCATGCCCAAGCCCTTCATGGACCGGACCGGCAACGGCCTGCACCTGCATATGTCGCTGTGGGACGGGCAGGGCGGCGGCGTCTTCCCCGGCGACTTCACCCCGGAGAATCCCTACGGGTTGTCCAAGACAGCGCTCGGCTACGTGGCCGGCCTGTTGGACCACGCGCCGGGCCTGATGGCGGTGCTGAACCCGACCGTCAACTCCTACAAGCGGACGGCGGCCCTTTCGACGGCATCGGGCGCCACTTGGACGCCGCGCTACGCCAGCTACGGCGGCGACGACCGCGGCGTGATGGTCCGCGTCCCCGACAACAAGCGGGTCGAGATCAGGGTGGGCGACGGCTCGGCCTGCTCCTACCTCGCCATGGCCGCGTGCCTGGGCGCGGGCCTGGACGGGATGGCGCGCCACCTCCACCCGGGTCCAGCCGGCGCGAACCACCACGAGGGCCGGCCCGTGTTGGCCCGCACGCTGATGGACGCGGTTGAGGCCTTCGAGGACGATGCCGTGGTCAGAGCCGTGTTCGACTCCGTAGACCCAGCCGCCGGCGTTTCGCAGTATTACGCCACGCTGAAACGCAACGAGTTCTACGCCTGGCACGACGCGATCTCCGTTTGGGAGATCGAGCGGTACTTGACCGCGTAG